In Pelagicoccus sp. SDUM812003, the sequence TTAAATCTGAAAGGGCCGAATCGATAAGATCGAGATCTTCGTCGTCGGAGAATCCAACGTAATCGTCAATGTATACAAGGAGAGCAGTTCGATCTGGATAATCTTTCTCAACCTTTTTCTCCACAGAACTAACCATTCCTTTGATTTTATCGACGACGATTTCCGTGGAATGTCGTGCTTCACTTTCTACAACGATTTCCTGACCTGTTCGTTTGGTACCGGTTACAGATACCCGTCCAATCGAAGAGACGCTTCCATGCTTCAGAAAATACTCCATTCGGAGATTTTCTTCATAATTCATGTCGGCTGCAGTTATTTCTATGTACTTGAATGGTTCTGAATCGTCACCTTCTACTTCAACGTCATAATTTTGGTCTCCGACCAAATTTCTGAACTTCAGGGAATCCCAGTTGTCGCCAAAGATCTGGAGCAATCTGTAAACAGGGAAAACCTCCTCGTATACTTCCTTCGCGATTCCTTTACGCAAGAGGATCTCTTTTTTGTATTTTCTGTCGACGAATGTCTTATGAAGGAAGCGTTCGAACCACGCGATGAACTCCTGTGGAGTCCGGAATTGTTCGATTTCTTCCTTTGTGATTAGGTCATTCATTTTTTGGTGAACGTGAAAGCCATACGCGGAAGTCAGCGCGGAGCGCTGGCTGGAGTTGTATGGGCTGACTGGTTAGGTGTCATTGTATTAGTGTGAAGAAGCCAATTAGCGCTCCTAAAATGAAGCAGATGAATGAAGCATAGGGAAATGCGTAGTCAAAAAAATCACTCACTGCCAATTTTTCGTCTTCTTCATTGATCTCATTCCATGTTTTTTTACCTGATCTAAACTCTGAAACTAGTCTTCTCCAGTTCTTGAATACTTTATTCAAATGATGGAATTGCTTGGCTCGACTGATTCCCGAAAAGATGACTCCAAGTACAAAAAAGGCTAAGGCAAATTTTGAACCTAATCCTATTTTGTAGACTCCGGACGTTCCTATGAATGCTAGAGTTGCCACAGCACCGCCTGCATTCGTCAAGAAAAGGTATTGTAAGGCGGAAAGAGCTGATTCCTTTTCAAGCTCGTACAATTGTTCCCAACGCTGATTGATGCGTGAATCTAGGAGATGATCTTGTCTAGGGCGATTCAGACGGAGGTCAGCTTCGGATAATGCTTTTGCGAGTTCTTTTCCCATGATTTCTACCTAACGTGAAAGCCATACGCGGAGGTCAGCGCGGAGCGCTGGCCGGAGTTGTATGGGCTGACTGGTTGGCTCTCACTTCTTTTCTGTGATTACGGGGTAATGGCTGGCGATGACTTCGAAATCTCGATCTTTGTGAAGTACGGTAGCTCCTGTCTCAATCGCGGTCGCTGCGATCAGGCAATCGATGATGCTTCTAATCCTGAAACCTTTTCTCTGAAGCTCCTGGTATATCTCAGCTGCCAGCAATGTCGTGGATCGTTTCTGAGAGGCTAGAACAAGGGTACTGAACTCCTTCTCTATTCTCTCTCTTCCTTCTCTGCTTCTGATGCCTTGGATGATTTCGAGGAGGATCATTTCAGTGTAGAGTAGGGATTCTCTGTCCCCGAGCTTCTCTTTGAGTCTCTCTTTAGTCCAATGTTCGCCGCCTTCCAAAAAGTCGATCCAGACACTCGTATCGACAATCGTCATCTAGCGAATCTTCCCTTTCTAAGTTCATCGAGATCTCCCTCCCACTTGAATTTGCCTTCAAGCGCCAGGATGCTCTTCTGGTCCTCCTTGCGTAACAGCTCTCTGAGAGCTAGATCCACGAGTTCTCGCTTCGTGCGTAAGCCGGTGATCTTCAGTCCCTTGCTTACGAGCTTGTCGTCTAGGTTGATGTTTGTTCTGCCCATACACCTAAAACTATGGAACAGGTGTATTTTGTCGATTCCTTTCTTTAGTCAACGTGAAAGCCATACGCGGAAGTCAGCGCGGAGCGCTGGCTGGAGTTGTATGGGCTGACTGGTTGAGCAGGTCTTTCTTACTAATCCAAGGAAAAAACCTTTTATCGAATACAACTTTGGTGTTCTTCTCAATTTTCTCCAAAAAATTGGGACTAACTAGACTTGTGGTTAAAAATCTTTTACCGTCTTTCGTATTTATAAATATGTGGAAATAGGCATCCCATGGCAATCTGAAGGCCGATGATTTGTTGTGTAAAGGTGAGCAAGTCACTTCGTAACTTTCGATTTCCTCATCCTTTAAGATCACCTCTCTTTTCTCGCTTTCTTGAAT encodes:
- a CDS encoding PIN domain nuclease, which gives rise to MTIVDTSVWIDFLEGGEHWTKERLKEKLGDRESLLYTEMILLEIIQGIRSREGRERIEKEFSTLVLASQKRSTTLLAAEIYQELQRKGFRIRSIIDCLIAATAIETGATVLHKDRDFEVIASHYPVITEKK
- a CDS encoding type II toxin-antitoxin system VapB family antitoxin — its product is MGRTNINLDDKLVSKGLKITGLRTKRELVDLALRELLRKEDQKSILALEGKFKWEGDLDELRKGRFAR